The Macrobrachium nipponense isolate FS-2020 chromosome 16, ASM1510439v2, whole genome shotgun sequence DNA window TTACCTAAACGTAAAACGGGTCACTGTTGTTATCTAAACAGCTCGGGGTACGAAAGACGTCCTGTACTGCGCAAAATTCCCGTAGTTTTCATCGCTAAAAGCCTTTAAAATGTTCGCAGTCGCCAAAAATTCCGTTCGCTTTTGCCAGGTTAgtttacatttattgcaaaactGTTTTAATGAATGATTTCCTTAGGCCTAAATGTATCGAATTTACCGGTGAGTTGCCTGGGCCTAACTGCGGCCTAAGCTTGAGCTGAGAGTTACGTAGGCCTACTCTGCTACTCTTTAGGTCACATACggtcaaataaatatatagatctaCCATTATTAGCCCAAAATAGGCCTATTTAAAGGAGACTTTTCTTGAGAATTTGCGTATCCTACCCTTGCTTAGGTTAGACGATCTTGAGATAGCCTACCTACCAATTTTTCGAAAACCAACGAATTCCTTCTGTAGGGGGTCATAGCCGtctgtggacctcatgcggtgcactgtaggcattaaattaaggttctttgcagcgtgccttcggcccctaacagcaaccactttcgtttttttttactgtgcctcctttcatactctcttccatcttactttccaccctctcctaacacttgattcatagtgcaactgctttgaggttttccttctgttacacctttctaaccttttattgtcagtttccatttcagcatttAATGACCTCattggccccagtgcttggcctttggcctaaattctatagtttCAACCCAATTCAACTTATGACTAggataattcttttatttctgaTATCAAGTAAACACTTCCCTTatagctagtagtagtagtttaatctacctagggtaaaaaaccgcatggtacaggggtggaccatgaacgatcaatgtgtacaaccccaagaaaagtacattataacgcgtcctgacaccggagtagaggtctttagctccgtttctcaccaacaacaagtcgcatctgatgcccatctccgatgtcaggacgcattactaggtataatgtactttttttggggttgtacacattgatcgtacatggtctactctgtaccatgcagtttttttaCCCTACATGCTTAGCTAGCTAGTTATCAGGGTGCATCCTAGGTTGGTTAAGTGCGTTTTTAATGATGCATTCTGTCGTACTCGGTTATAAGAACCTTTTTGAATATTTATTGGTGGTCCTAAGGCATTGCCATCATTTTATCTCCCTGGTAAGTATATACACCAATAGGCTCGCCAACTCATGTAGGCATTACAGAAGGTCAGGTAAGCCAGCTCTGTTATGTAAGATGTGGCTCCCtactttaggttaggttaggttgtacCCTGTAAGTTTTGCTGTTTTTCACATTAGAATGTTATAACAATTCTGTTTTAATTGGGTTGTGGGAGTCACTGCAAATtggggacattttttttttattgtagaaaaaCTAAATAGGTAGTACAGCATAATATAACTTTCCCATAACTTAAATTCAACCAGGTTACTGTACCTTGACCTGGACAACGGTTTCGTTCTCAGTATTCTAtcaaatttttctgtattttctcccATATCTGAGAGCCTGTGCCTTCTGAATTACTGTCGGCTACCAGTATCACGATAAGCTAACTATCCATTGCTGATGATAGAGATATGTATAACTTAGAAGAAAAGCTGTTTAAAGTGATATTAACAATACTGCAAGAATTTACCTAATAGGTTAGGCTACTGTTGCTGTAAACTTAGTTTAACAGAGAACAAGGTCTTACCCTCCTCTGATATCAATCGGATGAGGTTTGAGCCACGGTTGACTTACCTTCTGAAAGCATAGTATAACATATGAGTATGTAGGACACATCAGTGAGGGAAAaatgatttttcttcattatgaTAATAACCGCTAATTCTGCCGAACTTCATAGTAATCTCAAGTAAAATAAGATGTGTATATTTATGGATGAAAAGAAGAGCTTAAATTTAGAGTTTTCATTCTCATACCTCAGTTTGTAAAGAATCTGAGATGGGTATTAGATATGGACTGACTTACTTATCTGATGATTTATTCCAGGCTGCTGCTCGACGCCTTCAGTCAACTTTGGTTATAGCCGAGCATGACAATAATGCTCTGTCTCCTATTACCCTCAGTGCAATTACAGCTGCAAAGAAACTAGGTGGTGAAGTGTCATGCTTGGTGGCTGGTAGCAATTGTGCAAATGTAAGTACTACTGAATTTAGATTAACAGTTTTTATGGGTAACCTGATTTATGAAACCAAGCTTTTTATAGATATAGTTCATATGTTGATTACATGGTTGGGAGTATCAAGAGGTGATATAGAGTTCCTTACAGTGCTAGGTATTTTGTGAAATGGTAGAAAGCTCAGAATGAATTTTACTCACCATTATTAATTGTAGAATTGTGATTCAAAACATTCTGATCATTTTGTTTTAAACTGCAGGTGGTAGGTGAAGTTTCAAAAGTTGCTGGAGTTAGCAAAGTTCTTGTTGCCGAGTCAGATGCTTTCATCGGTTTTCTCCCTGAGCGACTAGCTCCATTGGTACTTGCTACTCAAAAGCAATTCAGCTACACACACATTGTGGGTAGGTACATTTTTGCATTATGGTTCTTTATCTTaggttcttttttctttatgataAGTTAGTGATTTGGGATTGGTTATACAGTACTTGAGTGTATTGTCAGTGATTTTCACTTGTATTTCCCTGTAATATGTTGTCTTGATATCTTTTGATTGTGTTGGATGTATATTCCATCATTTAGCTCTGGTGCAAGGAATAACCAGTCATGAATAGTTGTTCCTGGTGGAAACAAGGGAGAAGTATGTCTACTTGAAATGTCCAGTAAGAGATATGATCTCTtacgtgtaataataataatagatttttaaagtaattagtatatattttatttttgcaaaccaGAGCCTTTTAAAATGTAAGCCCAGCTCAACCACTCCACTTTGTTTGTGCAGCCAAAGGAAAAAAGTGAATGATGATGGAAGACAAGTGAAGGATATTCCCCCACTCTCACCACATAGTAACTACTAGTTAACAACCTTATTACCAAGCTCAGCAACTGTTCCAGCATGAGCTGAGAAATACTCTTATATAAAAGGCTATGGTTTGCGTATCTAGGAAAAAtacaactagcttaaaagaatttattttatctttgccaaaagtttgtttgtttttttcccaattttggatttacaatttttaaacaaGCTTGATTATTCTTTCAGCTGGTGCATCTGCAACAGGGAAAAATGTACTGCCCAGAGTTGCTGCGAAGTTAGACGTTGCTCCAATCAGTGATGTTATTGAAATTAAAGATGCAGATACCTTTGTTCGCTCAGTTTACGCTGGCAATGCTATCCTTACATTGAAGAGTAAGGATGCCGTGAAGGTAATAGGACTAAACTTTAATGTGTAACGTTCTTTATATTCAGagatatttagtattttttcaatGAGACGTTTGTGTCATTGCACATGACCAGAATTTTGTCTTTCTACTTGGGCAGGTAATAACAGTCCGTGGCACCAGCTTTGAGGCAGCTGCAGCAGAAGGTGGCAGTGCCTCAAGCGCCGCTGTAGCTGCTGGTGACATTCCCCTCGATGTCTCAAGCTTCATTGGTCAGGAATTATCAAAGTCAGACCGCCCTGAGTTGACTGCTGCAAAGGTCAGTATTAAATACACTTTCCTGATACAGTACATAGTGGTCCAGCTACACCAAACAATGGTGGgtgttgtttcatttatttttttaaaaataatactcCTGTCTCTCATGGTATGGTAGGCCTTGATAAATAAAAGCTTTAATTCCATAGCTATTTTTGTGTGTTTGAAGATACAAGTCATATTCCTACTGTAACTAATACATTGCCAGTCAGAGCAAGGACCACTCCTTCAGTAAGATGGAGAATATTGACACTTCATTGACTAAATCGCTAATATAATACTACTGTATTGATAATCTCTATAGTTGTCTCTGAATTACTACTTACCTGTCCTGCCCTGTTAGATTGTTTGTAATTTTTGTTCAATCTTGGAAACCTTTTTATTCAAGAATTTCATACTCCATTCAGCTTGAGTTTAATAGTCACGTCATAATAACGAAATGAACTGGATATGCTTGTTAATTACAGTGACTTAGAACGTTAAAAGTGTATTGTTTGACTGTAGTGTTTGGGTgattgtatataaaattaatttgtagTCTTCAACCACAGTACTTCAGGTGCAGTACACTTGACTTGGACTGAGGCTGAGTTTGAAGAAAGTAAGGAAGAGTTTGTATCTTTCGAGGGAAATGAAGTGATTAAAAGTTTTTCAAATGAAACTTTGAAGGCTAGAGAGGGTTTGTGGGTCTTGCACAGTGTTTCTATGCTTTCCTTAACCTTTATAAAGTAATcttttgttatgtatttattattttggagCAAGTCTGAATTATG harbors:
- the LOC135195497 gene encoding electron transfer flavoprotein subunit alpha, mitochondrial-like, with amino-acid sequence MFAVAKNSVRFCQAAARRLQSTLVIAEHDNNALSPITLSAITAAKKLGGEVSCLVAGSNCANVVGEVSKVAGVSKVLVAESDAFIGFLPERLAPLVLATQKQFSYTHIVAGASATGKNVLPRVAAKLDVAPISDVIEIKDADTFVRSVYAGNAILTLKSKDAVKVITVRGTSFEAAAAEGGSASSAAVAAGDIPLDVSSFIGQELSKSDRPELTAAKSVVSGGRGMKSGDNFQLLYTLADKLNAAVGASRAAVDAGFVPNDMQVGQTGKIVAPELYIAVGISGAIQHLAGMKDSKTIVAINKDPEAPIFQVADFGLVADLFKAIPEMNDKL